GGCGAGCGGATCTCGTCGGGGTAGAAGAGCGTCTCCAGGGAGAGCGTGCGGCCGTCGCCGGCCACGCGCAGGAGCGCCAGGCGCTCGCGCTCGCGCAGGGCCAGGCGCGCCAGGCCCGCGCGCCCGCTGGCGCGGAGCGCCTCGCGCAAGAGCGCGTAGGCCTTGGCCGGCCCGTCCGGCTCCAGGTAGTAGCCGCGCTGGAAGTGGATGGGGTCGACGGCGGCCGCCTCGACGAAGTCCAGCAGCTCCACGGTCTGGCGCGTCGGCAGGGGCAGCTCCTCCAGCTCCTCGCCGCCCACCTCGACGAACTCGCCCGGAGCCACCTCGTAGGCGCGGGCCAGCTCTTCCGGCGGCACCTCGCGGCCGCAGGTGGGGCAGAACTTGAGGTAGCGGACGGGGGTCGAGCAGGGGCGGTGGAGCTGGCGGAAGTGCGGCGAGCGCTCCTCCACCGCCGCGTAGAGGCGGACGGGGATGCTGACCAGGCCGAAGGCGACGGCTCCCTTCCAGATGCTGCGCACGCTCTCCACCCGGGCGGGGGCGGCGGTTCCGCGCCCGCCCGGGCTCAGCTTGGCCTAGCCGGCCGCGGCGCCATTCGCCCCGCCGCTGGAGGAAGCCGCCGGTAGCTCCAGCTGGCGCCGGCCGCCGCCGTCGCCCCCCCGCTCCAGCTGCGCCCGCAGCGCCTCCGCGCTCTCCAGCCCGAAGTGCTCCAGGAAGCGCCTCGTGGTCGCGTAGAGGATGGGCCGCCCGGGCGCCTCCTTGCGCCCCGCCTCCTCGATGAGGCCGGCCTCCAGCAGCGTGCGCAGCGCGTGCTCGGAGTGGACGCCGCGCAGCTCCTCCACCTGGGCGCGCGTGACCGGCTGGCGGAGCGCCACGATGGCCAGCGTCTCCAGAGCCGCCCGCGAGAGCGAGGGCGGCTCGGCGTCCAGCACCGCCCGCACCGGACCGGCCAGCGACGGGTCGGTCACCAGCCGCCAGCCGCCCGCCACCCGCTCCAACAGGAGGCCGTGGCCCGCCAGAGCCGCCTCCAGCTCGGCGAGCGCCGCCTCCAGCGCGGCCGGCCCCGCCCCCGTGGCGCGGGCCAGCTCCTCCGGGCGGACGGCCCGCGCCGCCGCGAAGAGGATGGCCTCCAGGACCCGTGCCAGCGGGCTCACGGCCCGCCGCCCTCCCCGCCGTCCGCCCTGCCGTCCCCCTCCTCCCCGCGCTCGCCCCGCGGCAGGAAGCGGATCATGATCTCGGCGCCGGGCGCCTCCTGCGTCGCCCCCAGACGACGCAGCTGGACCAGCTCCAGGAGGGCGAGGAAGGTGACCACCACCGCCTCCCGCCGCCCGCGCTCGCGGAAGCAGGCGGAGAAGGGGAGCGAGCCCAGGCGGCGGGCCAGGGCGAGGAGGCGGCGCGCCTCCTGGCGGACGGTCAGCCCCAGCGGCTCGACGCGGACCGGCTCGCGCGCGGTGCTGGCGGCCGCCTGCCAGACCTCGCGGAAGGCGTCGATCAGCCGCTCCAGCGTCAGCCCTTGCAGGACTTCCTCCGGGTCGGGGGGCGCCGGCCGCTCGGGCGCGACCCGGGCGATCAGGTCGCGGCGCGCCTCGGCCCAGGCGCGCAGGCGCTCGGCGGCGTCGCGGAAGGTGCGGTAGCGGCTGACCTGCTCCACCAGGTCGGCCGGCGGCTCCTCCACCCCCTCGCCGCCCTCCTCCTCCGCCGGCGGCTCCGCCTCGGCGGGGGCCGCCTCGGGCAGGAGGGCGCGCGCCTTGAGCGCGAGCAGGCGGGCAGCCACCACGGCGAAGTCACCCGCCTGGTCCGGGTCGAGACGCCCGCCGCCGCGCAGATGGGCCAGGAACTGGTCGGTCACCTCGGCCAGCGAGACCTCGGTGATGTCCAGCTGGCGGCTCTCCAGG
This genomic stretch from Bacillota bacterium harbors:
- a CDS encoding Ku protein, which codes for MRSIWKGAVAFGLVSIPVRLYAAVEERSPHFRQLHRPCSTPVRYLKFCPTCGREVPPEELARAYEVAPGEFVEVGGEELEELPLPTRQTVELLDFVEAAAVDPIHFQRGYYLEPDGPAKAYALLREALRASGRAGLARLALRERERLALLRVAGDGRTLSLETLFYPDEIRSP
- the scpB gene encoding SMC-Scp complex subunit ScpB encodes the protein MSPLARVLEAILFAAARAVRPEELARATGAGPAALEAALAELEAALAGHGLLLERVAGGWRLVTDPSLAGPVRAVLDAEPPSLSRAALETLAIVALRQPVTRAQVEELRGVHSEHALRTLLEAGLIEEAGRKEAPGRPILYATTRRFLEHFGLESAEALRAQLERGGDGGGRRQLELPAASSSGGANGAAAG
- a CDS encoding segregation/condensation protein A, encoding MTGPLLRLEQFEGPLDLLLRLLESRQLDITEVSLAEVTDQFLAHLRGGGRLDPDQAGDFAVVAARLLALKARALLPEAAPAEAEPPAEEEGGEGVEEPPADLVEQVSRYRTFRDAAERLRAWAEARRDLIARVAPERPAPPDPEEVLQGLTLERLIDAFREVWQAAASTAREPVRVEPLGLTVRQEARRLLALARRLGSLPFSACFRERGRREAVVVTFLALLELVQLRRLGATQEAPGAEIMIRFLPRGERGEEGDGRADGGEGGGP